TTCCCAATCACCATACCTTGTAACATAATTTCTTCATAATAAGTATCTTCTGCTACTTCTAAAAATTCTTTCCAATTGCCTTTATTTATTTCTTTTGACAGCTTTCTTAAATTAGGAATTCTAATACCTATTATATTTTCTGTCCCTGGTATAAGTTTCTTATTAAAATCTCTATACTTAATATCTTGCATAGACTTCATATACTCTAAAAATTCATTATATTCCAATTTATCCCATTTTTCCCTACTAAACATCATTTATTTACTCCTTAGTTCCTTTTTTATTATTGTAACATAAAATTGTATAAAAAAAAGCTTCTACCTATCAGAAGCTTTTTCAAAAACATACTAAATTTTTCAATTTAAAATTTAAATTAAAGTAAGATTTATTACAATATAATGCTCCCTTAAAAACCCTTCCTAATCTCCTACACCGAAGTCTGTATTATTATATAAAACTTCTATATTTGGATTTTCATTTAGAAATTCATACTTATTAATAAACCATTTAACCAACTCTTCATCTCTTTTTATTTTAGAAGAATTGTTTATAAAAACATTCACAGTTGCTTTTTCAAAAGTATTTAGAATAATATCTATATCATTATCTATCATTTCTTTAGTCTGTCCTTTAATTCCAACCATAATACAAGGAGAGTCAAAGTACTCTTTTACATCTTCTGGAGTTTTAAATCTTGCATTTTTATTTAAAAAGTTATTTCTAAAATCGTAATCAAATGTTTCAACCCCAATTTTAAATATTATAGGAATTTCAAAATAATCTCTCATTTCCTTTAGTCTATTTTTGTATGACCAATGACTTTCTAAGAATAGTTTTTTTATATTTCTTTCTTTTATAATCTTCTTTATTCTCTCTAAAGTACCTTTAGGTATCTCAAAACAGCTACCAGAATTTATGACTTCAAGAACTCCATATTTTCCAGTTATATTTTTTAAAACTTCAAAGTTTAGTTTGTTCATTTCTTCTTCTAAATTAGAATTATCATCTATATAATCACAAAAAGAACATCTCCCCCATATACATGGAAAACTTTTAAGTAAAACTATTTCTCTTTGATTTTTATTTATTATCTCACTATATCTATCCATATTCTCTCCTATCTTTCTCCAGTCAATGATACTTTTAAAGTCTTTGGAACTGCATTTAACCCTAAATTTACCAGAACAACTGCAATTAATTTATCTGTATAATCTGTGAACACTTGAGTTATAAACACACTAAATACATCTCCAAGCCCTAGTACTTTTAAAATTTGAACTATATAAGAAGAACCAGATGATGTTACACCTCCAAATAAAAAAGCTGAAATTACTGAACTTACTATAGATGTTGGTATGGCAAATAACAATACTCCTAATGGAGTTTTTATACCAGTTAAGAATTTCTTTTTAAAAGCAATACCAGCAAGTAATCCTGTTGATATCTGAACTGGTGCAAAATAAAGAGAATATACATCAAATGTAACTCCACTTATTAAACTCCCAAACACACCTGTAATAACAGCATATTTAGGCCCCAAAAGTGAAGCTATCATTATAGTTCCTATTGAATCTAAATATATAGGTAACCTTAGTCCCATAGCTATAAAAGCACCTATTATATTTATAGAAATACCAAAGGCTATAAGTGTAATGGTTTTGACACATATTTTTCTTTTCACACTATATCACTCCTTCCACAGAGTCTATAATGTTTTCATATCCTTTAAAAAGTCTCTTTAAAAACATGTACATAAATTTCTTTTCATCAACCTCATTTAAAATAATCGCATTAGCATGTTTCTTATAGAAATTAAAT
This sequence is a window from Clostridioides difficile. Protein-coding genes within it:
- a CDS encoding radical SAM protein, coding for MDRYSEIINKNQREIVLLKSFPCIWGRCSFCDYIDDNSNLEEEMNKLNFEVLKNITGKYGVLEVINSGSCFEIPKGTLERIKKIIKERNIKKLFLESHWSYKNRLKEMRDYFEIPIIFKIGVETFDYDFRNNFLNKNARFKTPEDVKEYFDSPCIMVGIKGQTKEMIDNDIDIILNTFEKATVNVFINNSSKIKRDEELVKWFINKYEFLNENPNIEVLYNNTDFGVGD
- a CDS encoding ECF transporter S component; translated protein: MKRKICVKTITLIAFGISINIIGAFIAMGLRLPIYLDSIGTIMIASLLGPKYAVITGVFGSLISGVTFDVYSLYFAPVQISTGLLAGIAFKKKFLTGIKTPLGVLLFAIPTSIVSSVISAFLFGGVTSSGSSYIVQILKVLGLGDVFSVFITQVFTDYTDKLIAVVLVNLGLNAVPKTLKVSLTGER